A stretch of the Polaribacter pacificus genome encodes the following:
- a CDS encoding aminopeptidase — MNVLLNTKKDLLKIKQETWFVNKSNDSLTEIYFHNWANGYRDNETPLGKRLIEDYRKDLYFAKSSDRGHSKILNLTIDFETVNYQELKEQSDIIKIGLSKALAPGDSLQINTTYEVKIPQDRFTGYGKTKTGYHLRYWYLSPAIYKEGWELMSNLNIDDLIMESTNFDIFLKTDSKLFLNSNLSTKKENDGYRLTGKNYTDIVLHLDSQSNFTLFNTTDFELATDLSPKGINNKLATDLINRELEFIKSYLGDYPHKKMLIDKNTQEKNPIYGLNQLPDFLSPFSDVFEWDMTIFKALTKAYIENTLLLDKRNDYWLTDGLQTYLLIEYANTYYPEVKLLGKISKIWGVRGFNFSKLNFNDKYPFVYQFSTRKFLDQALTTRADSLSNFNRKIAAKYKAGLGLQYLKGYLGDSVVKESFQDFYQQKKLQYTNSSDFRAIITSKTDKDLNWFFGDYLQTNKKIDYTIKKVQLVNDSLDITIKNKRNITAPVALYGVKNKEIKFKEWFTGIDSSKTVRIPKGDFDKVSLNYEQLYPEYNSLDNWKNVKKTLLDKPIQLRFIKDIEDPYYHQLFYQPELSYNYYDGLGLGLKLHNKPILARNLTFKIAPTYATKSNSITGYFSLMYKQYFESSKIHNISYGLFTSNSHYAPELSYSTFAPYIAVAFRRNSLRDVGGKSLTAKLVSVHKEVAPGTAQQEKDIYSVFNLNYFYSKPNIIEGLQYKINADFSAKFTKLSGDLRYRKLTATNRQLDFRVFAGFFLNNKTQTNYFSFGLDRPSDYLFEQLYFGRSESKGIFSQQVIISDGGFKSILPTRYANQFMISLNSSIGLWNWIEYYNDVAFLKNKNSNTYFAYENGIRFNFIHNILELYFPVYSNLGWEVTQEAYPSKIRFVLTVRPTTIYNFFRRGFL, encoded by the coding sequence ATGAATGTCCTACTAAATACCAAAAAGGACTTATTAAAAATTAAACAAGAAACTTGGTTTGTAAACAAAAGTAATGACAGTTTAACAGAAATTTATTTTCACAATTGGGCAAATGGTTACAGAGATAATGAGACTCCATTAGGCAAACGCTTAATCGAAGATTATAGAAAGGACCTGTATTTTGCTAAAAGTAGTGACCGTGGCCATAGTAAAATACTAAACCTAACCATTGACTTTGAAACCGTTAACTACCAAGAGCTAAAAGAACAATCAGACATTATTAAAATAGGCTTAAGCAAAGCCCTTGCTCCCGGAGACAGTCTTCAGATCAACACTACTTATGAAGTAAAGATCCCTCAAGATCGATTTACAGGCTATGGAAAAACAAAAACTGGCTATCATCTACGATACTGGTATTTGTCACCAGCCATTTACAAAGAAGGCTGGGAATTGATGAGCAATTTAAACATCGATGATCTGATCATGGAAAGCACCAATTTTGACATCTTTTTAAAGACAGACTCAAAACTTTTCCTAAATAGCAATCTAAGCACTAAGAAAGAAAATGATGGCTATAGACTTACAGGTAAAAATTATACAGATATCGTTTTACATTTAGACAGTCAATCAAATTTCACCCTTTTTAACACCACAGATTTTGAGCTTGCTACAGATCTATCTCCCAAAGGCATTAACAACAAGCTTGCCACTGATTTGATAAATCGAGAGCTTGAATTTATAAAAAGTTATTTAGGGGATTATCCGCATAAAAAAATGCTTATCGACAAAAACACCCAAGAAAAAAACCCCATTTACGGACTTAATCAACTTCCTGATTTCTTAAGCCCTTTTTCTGATGTATTTGAATGGGATATGACTATTTTTAAAGCTTTAACCAAAGCCTATATAGAAAATACACTTTTGTTAGACAAAAGAAACGACTATTGGTTAACTGACGGTTTGCAAACCTATTTGCTTATAGAATATGCAAACACTTACTACCCTGAAGTAAAACTACTCGGTAAGATTTCTAAAATTTGGGGTGTTCGAGGTTTTAATTTTTCAAAATTAAATTTTAATGACAAATATCCTTTTGTCTACCAATTTAGTACACGTAAATTCTTAGACCAAGCCCTAACCACACGTGCTGATTCTTTATCAAATTTCAACAGAAAAATTGCTGCAAAATACAAAGCGGGCCTAGGACTACAATACTTAAAAGGTTATTTAGGTGACAGCGTTGTAAAAGAATCTTTTCAGGATTTCTATCAGCAAAAAAAACTACAATACACAAACAGTTCAGATTTTAGAGCTATTATCACTAGCAAAACAGACAAAGATCTAAACTGGTTTTTTGGCGATTATTTACAAACCAACAAAAAAATTGATTATACCATTAAAAAAGTACAACTGGTTAACGACTCTTTAGACATCACCATAAAAAACAAAAGAAACATCACGGCTCCAGTGGCGTTATATGGAGTAAAAAACAAAGAAATAAAATTCAAAGAGTGGTTTACAGGTATTGACAGTAGCAAAACGGTGCGAATTCCAAAAGGTGATTTTGATAAGGTTTCATTAAACTATGAGCAATTGTACCCAGAATACAACTCTTTAGACAATTGGAAAAACGTTAAAAAAACGCTCTTAGACAAACCCATCCAACTGCGATTTATTAAAGACATAGAAGACCCTTATTACCATCAGTTGTTTTACCAACCAGAACTTAGCTATAATTACTATGATGGTTTGGGTCTAGGATTAAAACTACACAACAAACCTATTTTAGCGAGAAACCTTACCTTTAAAATTGCCCCCACTTACGCCACAAAGAGCAATTCAATTACAGGGTATTTTTCTTTAATGTACAAACAGTATTTTGAAAGCAGTAAAATCCACAACATCTCTTATGGACTTTTCACCAGCAATTCACATTATGCTCCAGAATTATCTTATAGCACCTTTGCTCCTTATATAGCTGTAGCCTTTAGAAGAAACTCTTTGCGTGATGTGGGAGGAAAATCACTTACCGCTAAACTCGTGAGCGTACACAAAGAAGTCGCCCCAGGAACTGCGCAACAAGAAAAAGACATTTACAGTGTTTTTAACCTTAACTACTTTTATTCGAAACCTAATATCATTGAAGGATTACAATATAAAATTAACGCAGATTTCTCTGCAAAATTCACAAAATTATCTGGTGATTTACGCTATCGAAAACTAACCGCCACAAACAGGCAATTAGATTTTCGTGTATTTGCAGGTTTCTTTTTAAACAACAAGACTCAAACCAATTATTTTAGTTTTGGGTTGGATCGCCCATCTGATTACCTTTTTGAACAACTTTACTTTGGCCGCTCAGAAAGTAAAGGGATATTTAGTCAGCAGGTAATTATTTCTGATGGAGGTTTCAAATCTATATTACCAACCCGATATGCCAATCAGTTTATGATTTCATTAAACTCAAGTATTGGACTTTGGAACTGGATTGAATACTACAACGATGTGGCTTTTTTAAAAAACAAGAATAGCAATACCTATTTTGCGTATGAAAATGGAATACGTTTTAATTTTATTCATAATATCTTAGAATTGTATTTCCCTGTTTACTCAAATTTGGGCTGGGAAGTTACTCAAGAAGCCTATCCTAGCAAAATTAGATTTGTCCTAACCGTCAGACCCACAACTATTTACAACTTTTTTAGAAGAGGTTTTTTGTAA